The Trichocoleus desertorum ATA4-8-CV12 sequence CCCAATTGCAATCTGCAAATCAGGAATTGGCTACCGAACAAGGAAAATCGGAACGCTTGTTGCTGAATATTTTGCCTCCACCCATTGCTCAAAAGCTCAAAGACGGTCAGAGCAATATTGCGGATGGTTTTGCCTCGGCCACAATTTTGTTTGCGGATCTGGTCAACTTTACCCAATTGGCCGAACAAGTGCCTCCTGAAGAACTCGTGGCGATGTTGAATGAGATCTTTTCCGCCTTCGATCGCCTGAGTGAACAATATGACCTAGAAAAAATCAAGACAATTGGAGATGCTTATATGGTGGTGGGAGGCTTACCCACGATACGACCTGACCATCCCCAAGCGATCGCCGAAATGGCTCTGGCTATGCGCGAGGAGATCCACAAATTCAATCTCCGCTATCACCAAAATTGCAGCCTCCGAATTGGTATTAATACGGGGCCAGTAGTAGCTGGGGTGATTGGCACCAAGAAGTTTATCTACGACCTATGGGGCGATACGGTCAATGTTGCCAGTCGCATGGAATCTCATGGCTTACCAGGGGAAATTCAAGTCACTGCTGCTACCTACGAATGCCTCCGGGATGACTACAGCTTCGAGTTTAGAGGTTCAATTGAGGTCAAAGGGAAAGGAGCCATCACGGCCTATTTGCTGACAGGCAGGAAAAGCCATGCCAACCTTTATCTGACTCCTGCATCGGTAACTTGAAGTAGGCGATCGCTCTATTAACATTTTCAATCATTTTTATAGCAATCCCAAATGGATTGGGAACAGGGGGTGGGGGCTTTGTCCCCACGCAAGGGTTTTACCTCTGCACCCCATTCAAGAATCAAAAAGGATTGCTATATAGCGATAGATTTAATTGACTGAGGAGCGTATCAATTGCTGCAAAATGTTACTTTGCTGGGTGTTTTAGCTATTGCGATCGGTGCAGTCCCAGGTGCCGTAAGTCGCTATTACTTGACTGAGTTTTGCAAAAAGTCCTTCGGCACAGATTTTCCTTACGGAACTTTTATTGTCAATTTCACGGGCTGTTTATTAATGGGTTTTTCCGTTACTTTGTTTATGGCAATTCCAGGGTTTCCACCAGAAGCAGATTTGTTGGTCAGAACTGGTTTCTTGGGTGCCTATACAACCTTTTCAACTTACGGTTACGATACAGTTTCGCTGTGGAAAAATCGCCAGAAAGCAGCCTCTCTCTTTTATTGGCTAGGTAGTGCAGTTTTGGCGGTAGTTGGTATTGTAGTGGGTCGTTATTTGGCAACCCTAATTGTGGGATAAGAGTCATCCACTTGAGTAAAAATATCAACTCCAAGCCAATCTATTTAACTATCAAAGAAACTTTTGACCATGCAAAATGCTTTTGTTCGTACTGTTATGGCGATCGCCTTAGGTGCAATTCCAGGTGCTTTAGGACGCTACTTTATCACTGAAATCACTCAGGCAGCGATTGGCAAAGATTCCTATTACGGTACATTTTTCATCAACGTAACAGGCTGTTTTATGATTGCCTTGTTTTACACTCTAAACGAAAAGAGGCTTGAAAGCTTTTCACCTGAAACTCGGTTGGCGATCGCGACTGGTTTTTGTGGTGCCTATACCACTTTCTCAACTTACGGATTAGAAACCTTTACTCAAGTGGATCAAGGTAATGGTACAGTAGCCTTAATTTATTGGTTGGGCAGCATAGTGTTTGGGATGCTTGCGGTGCAAGCGGGTATCCTTTTAGGTAATCTAAAATCCCAATAGGCTAATCTCTAGATTTATGGTTAGGATGTGCCACCAACAGGCTGCTTACCCCGTTGCCTGACTTATGGAGCGTAGTCTGGATAATGCAGGACTGATTCAGTCGCTTGCTCGGATTTGCTCATGCTGTAGCTGAATCAGGATATAACTGGCGAACTCGCGATCTGCTGCCAGCTTAAATCCCATCAACCGTTCTAAGGCTTCACTCCGATTGGCCGCAATGGGGTTCACTTGGTTAACCACCAATAGGTAGCCTACTTGCCAATTGTTGATTACTAAACTTTCTACTTGGTGTGGCTCTTGCCGTCGGCCCGCATAAACCAGCAAGCCATTCGCCTCTAGGTCGCAGATAGCTCTGTTTAGAGCAAATTCGGCCTTGGTTCTATCTGGGCTAGTTCTATCTGGACTAGTTCTTTCTGGGCTAGTTCTTTCTGGCTTGGCGATCGCATCCCAGCCATTCAGCTGCTCCTGGATGTTTTGCAGGAAACTGCTGGCTAGTTCAGTCCTGTCACTATCCAAATTGTCCTGATGGAACCGAGAAGCGTGGCTACCGCGCAATAGGGATATCAGTTGGATGCCAGTCTCCATTCTATAGAGCAGCAAAGGAGATGGAGTGGGTTCTGCTGCTGGCAGGTTTAGCTTAAGGGTATCCCGTATCCAGGTTTCATGCCGATGCTTGATCTCTTTCAGCATGTCCACAGGATATGTGTGAGGCTGAGCATCAATCAGTTGATGATGGATTTGACAGAGCAAAATGAGATTGGCGTAGTCATCTCGCTCCTCCACAGTCAGCGAAAAACTACCACGGGGGCCACCTGGTTCGGGTGCCACAATATGACATTCATTGCCGATCGCCGACTCTAAGTATGATTCAGTGGCGTGCATGACCAATCGACGCTGACAAACAGCACAGCGATCGCCTGAGCGTCTCCAAAGGATCTTGCGTGTCTTATTCGAGATGGCCATCGTGAAAATTTAATAAGTCTAGGCAGTGGAAGGTGATTAACTGTAGCCAAGCCGCTGACAGGCAAGCGCCACTAACTAATCCACCCATCCCAGTATTCCCTCCCTAGATTGGGTTCTAACCAGACTTGAGATGAGTGTGATGACTGAATATGTCTTACCGCGTGCCTTTAGGAGCGCTTTTGGAAAGTGTAGGAAACTTGCAACAACCCCGTCTCATAAGTTCGGGTATCCTTCAGCTCCAGGATTGTCTCTAAGGTGGGGTCCTGGGCAATCAGAGGAATACCACTGCCCAGAATCATCGGATGAATCGAGAGAATCAGCTCATGGACAAACTCATGCTGAAGACAAAAATGAATGATTTCGGAACCACCCACTAACCAGATATTTTTGCCATCTCCCTGACACAACTCGTTCAGAAAGATAGCCTCATCAGAACTGACAAATTCTACATTTTCATCTCGCTGCTGGAGCTGAGTTTTAGAGAAAACATATCCTTGTTTTTCTGAATAAGGATATTCCCCAAAACTCAAAACCTGCTCATAGGTTTTACGCCCCATCAAGACTGTATCGACTTGCTCAAAGAATTCGCTGTAGCCGTAGTCTTGGTCTGTCAATAGCCAATCGACGGCTCCTGATGTTCGGGCAATATAGCCATCTAAACTCGTAGCAATAAACAGTTGGATTGAGCGCATCTTCCTCGGTTAATAAGTACTAGATTCTAAAGCAGCTCGATCCCAACCACCTAAATCAGCAGCAGCTTCATAAGTGCTTTGCAAAAAGGCAAGAAGCATGGCATCAGGATCGGTTGCTTGCTGTAGGGCTGCGTAGGGCAAAACAAATTCTTGGAGATCAGGGCTATAGAAGGCTTCTACAGGTTGAATCACATAATCTCGAAACCCTTCAGGCCCAGGATAAGCATAAGCGTAGAAGATCGGCTCTGCCACGGTGCCGCCTCCGGGCCAAAAGCCACAACTGCTCACCTCATGGGAGTAAGCTTCTCTAGTCACCCAATCGGCCATGTGAGGAACGCCACCGGGATGTTCTGGGGCAAGACGGCCAGAGAAGCGAGTCACAGCCAAATCAAAGCTGCCCCAAAAGAAATGTACCGGGCTCGCTTTACCGATAAAGTGGGAGCGAAATACAGTCATCACTCGGTGTGTTTGCACCAAAATCTGCCAAAGCCGCTGAGCATACTCTGGATCATAGGTGGCATGTTGATGATCTTGTTCAAAGCGAATCGGGTCTGCAATTTCCTGCGGCATCGTCCATATTTGAACTGCAATCCCTAGCTCCTGCAAGGTGCCAATGATCTCTTGGTAAAAATCTGCAACAGAGCGAGAAACTAGAGGGATATTTCTGGTCATCCCATCGCTCGTTTCAATAAGTAAGTTGTGATCGAGAAAGTCAAAACTAATCTGAAAGAGACGGGTTTGGCAGGGAATAGCAGAAGTCGTCAAGCCTCTGGGTGTGACGTACAGTGTGGAATGCCACCAATGATTGAGTTTAGGAGTCAGGGTGAGCCGAATCTTACCGACAATCTGAGTCCACAGGTGCAGGGTTGCATAAGTGTCTTGCCATGCCGCTACTGGCAGGCTCGGCCAAAGACTGCTGCTAGCGGTGTTATGAACAGGAGCTGTCATTGAGAAACCTCTAGATAACCCTGTCCCCATTAAACTGGTCAGATCGCA is a genomic window containing:
- the crcB gene encoding fluoride efflux transporter CrcB, producing the protein MQNAFVRTVMAIALGAIPGALGRYFITEITQAAIGKDSYYGTFFINVTGCFMIALFYTLNEKRLESFSPETRLAIATGFCGAYTTFSTYGLETFTQVDQGNGTVALIYWLGSIVFGMLAVQAGILLGNLKSQ
- a CDS encoding dihydrofolate reductase family protein encodes the protein MRSIQLFIATSLDGYIARTSGAVDWLLTDQDYGYSEFFEQVDTVLMGRKTYEQVLSFGEYPYSEKQGYVFSKTQLQQRDENVEFVSSDEAIFLNELCQGDGKNIWLVGGSEIIHFCLQHEFVHELILSIHPMILGSGIPLIAQDPTLETILELKDTRTYETGLLQVSYTFQKRS
- the crcB gene encoding fluoride efflux transporter CrcB; amino-acid sequence: MLGVLAIAIGAVPGAVSRYYLTEFCKKSFGTDFPYGTFIVNFTGCLLMGFSVTLFMAIPGFPPEADLLVRTGFLGAYTTFSTYGYDTVSLWKNRQKAASLFYWLGSAVLAVVGIVVGRYLATLIVG